In Dehalococcoidia bacterium, a single window of DNA contains:
- a CDS encoding RuBisCO large subunit C-terminal-like domain-containing protein, which yields MNVDEILGLPLALPDGVDYDEYLIATYLASFPAEMPIPLLSMALAVEQSTGTWVAVPGETPEVRRHHVAKVLGVYEVPDYEFSVPPSVETRNWIIQVAYPEVNIGSQIPMLLTSVVGNISMGGNIKLLDIRFPEKFVAGFTGPKFGIAGIREILGIPNRPLLNNMIKPCTGYPLEVGADLFRQAAMGGCDIIKDDELIADASFNSVEGRVKRYMEIEREVYEETGEHTLYTVNITDKLPKVFDNARRAVELGCNALMVNYLAVGLPVLQALAEDPSINVPILAHMDVAGAMYMSPLHGMSSHIVLGKLPRLAGADVVVIPAPYGKAPVIPDKFKNVAKNLTFPLYHLKPTFPMPSGGITPSMVPKAMADLGNDIVIGSGGGIHAHPQGPIAGGKAFRQAIDATVNGITLEEYAKEHPELDVVLKQWGDPFGKGITV from the coding sequence ATGAATGTAGATGAAATCCTGGGGCTCCCTCTGGCATTACCTGATGGTGTGGATTATGATGAATATCTTATCGCCACCTATCTGGCCTCTTTCCCAGCAGAAATGCCTATTCCGCTTCTATCTATGGCCCTCGCTGTCGAGCAGAGCACGGGCACCTGGGTAGCCGTTCCGGGTGAGACCCCGGAAGTGCGCCGCCACCACGTGGCCAAGGTGCTCGGCGTGTACGAGGTGCCGGACTACGAGTTTAGCGTGCCGCCGTCTGTGGAAACCAGGAACTGGATTATCCAAGTAGCCTATCCCGAGGTTAACATAGGCTCACAGATACCGATGCTACTGACATCTGTGGTGGGAAATATTTCAATGGGTGGGAATATCAAGCTGCTGGATATCCGATTCCCCGAGAAATTTGTCGCTGGGTTCACGGGGCCGAAATTTGGCATCGCAGGCATTAGAGAAATCCTGGGGATCCCGAATCGACCCTTGCTTAACAACATGATAAAGCCGTGCACAGGCTATCCGCTCGAGGTTGGAGCCGACCTCTTCCGGCAAGCGGCTATGGGGGGATGCGATATCATCAAGGATGACGAACTGATAGCCGACGCATCATTTAATTCTGTGGAGGGTCGAGTTAAGCGATACATGGAGATCGAGAGAGAGGTCTACGAGGAGACCGGTGAACACACCCTGTACACTGTGAACATAACGGACAAATTGCCAAAGGTTTTCGACAATGCCAGGCGCGCCGTAGAGTTGGGATGCAATGCGCTGATGGTAAACTACCTGGCTGTTGGACTGCCTGTTTTACAGGCCCTGGCAGAGGATCCGAGCATTAACGTGCCTATCCTTGCCCACATGGATGTTGCCGGCGCAATGTATATGTCACCTCTGCACGGCATGAGCTCTCACATCGTACTGGGGAAGCTGCCGCGCCTTGCCGGGGCCGATGTAGTCGTTATACCCGCCCCCTACGGGAAGGCCCCGGTAATTCCTGATAAATTCAAGAATGTTGCCAAGAACCTGACTTTCCCGCTATACCATTTAAAACCGACCTTCCCAATGCCGTCCGGTGGTATCACGCCATCCATGGTGCCGAAAGCGATGGCAGACCTTGGGAATGACATCGTTATAGGTTCAGGAGGCGGAATCCATGCCCATCCTCAGGGCCCGATTGCCGGGGGGAAAGCATTCCGCCAGGCAATCGATGCAACAGTAAACGGAATCACCTTGGAAGAGTATGCCAAGGAGCACCCGGAGCTGGATGTTGTACTCAAGCAATGGGGCGACCCGTTTGGCAAAGGCATTACTGTTTAG
- a CDS encoding ribonuclease H-like domain-containing protein, whose amino-acid sequence MSSPYHAYLDIETTGLSSFYHDITVIGIYLVDSSGGRLVQLVGEAVTSDNLLEALEGVDTIYTYNGSRFDIPFIHAILEIDLKTIFHHHDLMYDCWMNNLYGGFKAVEQQLGINRKLQGINGLEAIRLWWRYRENGDDEALALLLEYNREDVVNLEALRKILWVHASI is encoded by the coding sequence ATGTCATCCCCTTATCATGCATACCTCGATATCGAGACCACCGGTCTTTCCTCTTTTTATCACGACATAACTGTGATAGGCATCTATCTGGTTGATAGTAGCGGTGGAAGGCTGGTTCAACTGGTTGGCGAAGCGGTGACCAGCGATAATCTGCTCGAAGCTCTGGAGGGTGTGGATACAATCTACACCTACAACGGGAGCCGATTCGATATCCCATTCATACACGCTATTCTGGAGATAGACCTGAAAACAATTTTCCACCACCATGACCTGATGTACGACTGCTGGATGAACAATCTATACGGCGGTTTCAAAGCGGTAGAGCAGCAACTGGGTATCAATAGAAAGCTACAAGGTATTAATGGGCTTGAGGCTATTCGGTTGTGGTGGCGGTATCGGGAAAACGGTGACGATGAGGCCCTGGCTCTACTACTGGAATATAATAGGGAAGATGTGGTTAATCTGGAGGCACTGAGGAAGATATTGTGGGTCCATGCTTCTATCTAA
- a CDS encoding tyrosine-type recombinase/integrase: MSDNGNQSCEQFTKELLDKFIKSRPSGTSPKTIEIYHLTLDNFVGYPLNPEGINAYINSLTCGNAKHNYYRCIKTLCRWLYHTDQLPNNPIEKVLPPRRQKKILPAISKEQLDILVNHALTERDKVTLNLLWYSGMRLSEAASVKAKDFDWTEGTVTVLGKGNRYRKALAGNGAVKDWFTKHDDLGITTHGIQTMLQRLGEAMGIKCNAHSFRRGFCVHNVKSGLSNKVIQSLGGWESPDMVSHYAQSLTFEDALKVYKVVNTYA; the protein is encoded by the coding sequence TTGTCTGATAACGGCAATCAAAGTTGTGAACAGTTCACAAAAGAGCTTCTTGATAAGTTTATCAAATCCAGACCATCAGGCACAAGTCCTAAGACCATAGAAATTTACCACCTGACCCTTGATAACTTTGTTGGCTATCCGTTAAATCCAGAAGGAATCAACGCTTATATCAATTCCCTTACCTGCGGTAATGCCAAACATAATTACTACCGCTGTATCAAAACCCTTTGCAGGTGGCTATATCATACTGACCAGCTTCCCAACAATCCTATTGAGAAGGTATTACCACCACGAAGGCAAAAGAAGATACTGCCAGCCATATCAAAGGAACAGCTAGACATTCTGGTTAATCATGCTCTTACCGAGAGGGACAAAGTTACTCTCAACCTGCTATGGTATTCAGGAATGAGATTATCTGAAGCTGCCAGCGTGAAGGCTAAGGACTTTGACTGGACTGAAGGAACAGTTACCGTCTTGGGCAAAGGCAATCGCTATCGCAAGGCTCTAGCTGGTAATGGTGCTGTAAAGGACTGGTTCACCAAGCATGACGACCTAGGAATAACCACTCACGGAATACAGACTATGCTACAAAGGTTAGGAGAAGCTATGGGTATAAAGTGTAATGCTCACAGCTTTAGGCGTGGCTTCTGTGTCCACAACGTCAAATCAGGACTGTCAAACAAGGTTATTCAGAGCTTAGGTGGTTGGGAGTCTCCCGATATGGTCAGCCACTATGCCCAATCGCTAACCTTTGAGGATGCTTTGAAGGTATACAAGGTTGTGAACACATATGCCTAA
- a CDS encoding saccharopine dehydrogenase NADP-binding domain-containing protein: MSKVTVLGGCGVVGSIAVETLVSSGVFSEVIIADIEIATAMGMVKRLGPDSVSAVKLDASSPQSIRDATSGSSVVLNCVGPYYKYGPTILKSVIESKVNYVDVCDDFDATEKLLDMDGDARKAGISALIGMGSSPGVANVLVRFCADSLLEQVEAVDVYHAHGGERVEGPAVVKHRIHSMEMGVPMFLDGKFTTVRLFEESGRSLEEEVEFQNVGTYSVYAYPHPETITLPKYLKGIKRVTNLGLVLPPAYAELIKGMVRLGITGEKPIEVQGQRIVPLEFAVAFILSQRQRLMKEAGLIEPMGCLKIVVRGYKNGENNTYIFSLSSRGLGMGEGTGIPAALGVILMATGKVKAEGVNPPEGCVNPMDLLELARSKVSLGDKKGFPIVIEHIDKDGKSERIDLLS; the protein is encoded by the coding sequence ATGTCGAAGGTTACTGTACTGGGAGGGTGTGGAGTGGTCGGCAGTATAGCCGTTGAAACCCTCGTTTCGAGCGGAGTGTTCTCTGAAGTGATAATTGCTGATATTGAGATCGCAACGGCGATGGGAATGGTGAAGCGGCTGGGACCGGATAGTGTTTCAGCCGTTAAACTTGATGCGTCAAGCCCTCAGAGCATAAGAGACGCAACTTCCGGCTCATCGGTTGTTCTAAACTGTGTCGGCCCTTATTACAAGTACGGCCCCACCATACTGAAGTCAGTGATCGAGTCCAAGGTCAACTACGTCGATGTCTGCGACGATTTCGACGCCACCGAGAAGCTCCTCGACATGGACGGGGATGCGAGGAAGGCCGGCATTTCGGCACTTATCGGAATGGGCAGCTCCCCCGGTGTGGCAAACGTGCTGGTCAGGTTCTGCGCCGATTCGCTTCTGGAGCAGGTTGAGGCGGTCGATGTATACCATGCCCACGGCGGCGAAAGGGTAGAAGGACCGGCGGTGGTGAAGCACAGAATTCACTCCATGGAAATGGGCGTCCCGATGTTCCTGGATGGCAAGTTCACAACGGTCAGGCTCTTCGAGGAGAGCGGGAGATCGCTCGAAGAAGAGGTCGAGTTTCAAAATGTGGGCACATACAGCGTGTATGCCTATCCGCATCCTGAGACGATAACGCTGCCAAAGTACCTGAAGGGCATAAAGAGGGTTACAAACCTCGGACTGGTATTGCCGCCCGCCTACGCGGAACTGATAAAAGGTATGGTGAGGCTGGGCATCACCGGTGAGAAGCCGATTGAGGTTCAAGGCCAACGGATTGTCCCCCTTGAATTTGCAGTAGCTTTCATACTATCGCAAAGGCAGAGATTGATGAAGGAGGCGGGGCTTATTGAGCCCATGGGTTGCCTCAAAATAGTGGTAAGAGGCTATAAGAACGGTGAAAACAACACCTACATCTTCTCCCTGTCCTCTAGAGGGCTGGGAATGGGCGAGGGTACAGGCATTCCCGCAGCGCTCGGGGTAATTCTTATGGCCACGGGAAAAGTGAAGGCGGAGGGAGTTAATCCACCCGAGGGATGTGTTAATCCGATGGATCTGCTCGAGCTTGCACGGAGCAAGGTCAGCCTGGGTGATAAGAAAGGTTTCCCCATCGTCATCGAGCATATCGATAAGGACGGGAAGTCAGAGAGGATAGACCTGCTAAGTTAG
- a CDS encoding hemolysin family protein, with protein sequence MGSLEIVYLVLSLGSLLVCAFFSSAEIGFIKLSRFRLKHLEEEGVHGADRVASIMENPARFLSTVLTGISFAETIVVSLGTIFIVTLLGEGLGTPIAIVLIAIILLIFAKVIPKTIAAQHPERLALLYSRTIELLMILLSPVVVVLSWVTSMITLIAHISTMPRALISIEEIGTIISMGEEEGVVDERSAHMLRKVVGIGEIQVREVMTPRTEATWLQQGCTLADFLKVYVKSPAQRYPIYEETYDNVKGMLSIRDVLTALAQGTIDRKGSVTDLARQVYFVPESKTVGQLFSEMQEEGYLMAVVVDEYGGSSGIVSIDQLVEEIVGEVQEEIVGASKAFKVVGEHAYKIQGSMRIDEVNEQLGLGLPEGDYMTIGGYALNLFGHLPKEGEQIVNDDLTLVAVQVKDNKITRLLVTKEVKKRELEDVIVEGSSKEEKDKVDDSLTKGSAKKRKKKGK encoded by the coding sequence ATGGGTAGCCTTGAAATCGTATATCTAGTTTTATCGCTTGGGTCCCTTCTCGTATGTGCGTTCTTTTCCAGTGCTGAGATTGGATTCATCAAATTGTCGCGGTTTAGGCTCAAGCATTTGGAGGAGGAGGGAGTGCATGGAGCAGATCGCGTGGCCAGTATAATGGAGAACCCGGCAAGATTTCTCTCCACGGTACTAACCGGCATCAGCTTTGCTGAAACCATCGTTGTCTCGCTGGGAACGATCTTCATCGTTACGCTTTTGGGCGAGGGTTTGGGAACGCCGATAGCTATTGTGCTAATAGCGATAATACTACTCATATTCGCAAAGGTAATTCCCAAAACGATCGCGGCACAGCACCCGGAGCGACTTGCCCTACTTTATAGCAGGACAATAGAATTGTTAATGATTTTGCTCAGTCCAGTGGTGGTCGTGTTGAGCTGGGTGACATCAATGATTACCCTTATTGCTCATATAAGTACTATGCCCAGGGCGTTGATAAGCATAGAGGAAATAGGCACCATTATATCCATGGGCGAAGAGGAGGGAGTGGTAGATGAGCGCTCAGCCCATATGCTACGCAAGGTGGTTGGTATCGGAGAAATCCAGGTGCGTGAGGTGATGACCCCGCGGACCGAAGCGACCTGGCTTCAACAGGGATGTACATTGGCGGATTTCCTCAAGGTATACGTTAAGTCCCCTGCCCAGCGCTACCCGATTTATGAAGAAACCTACGACAACGTTAAGGGTATGCTCTCGATAAGAGATGTGCTAACTGCCCTGGCTCAGGGAACGATAGACCGTAAAGGTTCAGTTACTGACCTCGCTCGTCAAGTTTATTTCGTTCCCGAGAGTAAAACGGTAGGCCAGTTGTTTAGTGAAATGCAAGAAGAAGGGTATTTAATGGCAGTGGTTGTGGATGAATATGGGGGTTCCTCCGGAATTGTGAGCATCGATCAACTTGTCGAGGAGATTGTAGGGGAGGTACAGGAAGAAATTGTAGGAGCTAGTAAGGCATTCAAGGTAGTTGGCGAGCACGCCTACAAAATACAGGGCAGCATGCGCATCGACGAGGTTAACGAACAGCTAGGATTAGGATTGCCCGAAGGCGATTACATGACCATTGGTGGTTACGCTCTCAATCTTTTTGGTCACCTTCCCAAAGAGGGGGAGCAGATAGTCAATGATGATTTGACGTTGGTAGCGGTTCAGGTAAAAGATAACAAAATCACCCGTTTACTTGTGACCAAAGAGGTGAAAAAGCGGGAGCTGGAGGACGTTATAGTAGAGGGATCTTCTAAAGAGGAAAAGGACAAGGTGGACGATTCTTTAACTAAGGGATCTGCTAAAAAGAGAAAAAAGAAGGGGAAATAG
- a CDS encoding 2-hydroxyacyl-CoA dehydratase family protein, which yields MGIIGLERFKRDRDTMQLAVQGLEQGQSPERKLTVTLVRTMIESYNRIIACAEEGRPFIASSYANAPEIFVALDLPWYTLSQIPYLPTAEPYILEEIDDAERAGLGTDMCTLIRLGINNVEAEHVPLPTAFIGLLSLCDGINMLQQSIAHNKYWRDIPVFCTDAPYLESDRSVDFHAGELRQMVAFLEEHTGREMDIDRLREVVEESNKHYELWAEYNELRRAVPCPHSAAKGAQAWSVAQNYMVGDRKGTEWLRQLVDITEQKVSQGKGSIPDERIRLFWFDVRAVWFPELTEWLKSEWGVCIVMDMTGYAPYTLIDTSSEESIFRGLAKRNLYDVPMVRHVRGTTDNLINDLVRVVKDYKIDCVVWPAHMGHKDGAASIGIMRDVCRDLGVPFLTLGLDLFDKRYTSMDEVKDRFSQFFTAMGLG from the coding sequence ATGGGAATAATAGGGCTGGAACGATTCAAGCGGGATCGGGATACCATGCAGCTTGCGGTGCAGGGGCTTGAGCAGGGTCAATCGCCGGAAAGAAAGCTGACCGTGACCCTGGTTAGGACCATGATAGAAAGCTACAACCGGATAATTGCGTGTGCTGAGGAGGGCAGGCCATTCATAGCAAGCTCTTACGCCAACGCTCCCGAGATATTCGTTGCGTTAGACCTCCCGTGGTACACGCTTTCGCAGATACCTTACCTTCCGACCGCGGAACCCTACATCCTGGAAGAGATCGATGATGCTGAGAGAGCCGGACTGGGCACTGATATGTGTACGCTTATAAGGTTGGGGATCAACAATGTAGAGGCAGAGCATGTACCGCTGCCAACTGCGTTTATCGGGCTGCTTTCTCTATGCGACGGCATAAATATGCTGCAGCAGTCAATCGCCCACAATAAATACTGGCGTGATATACCGGTCTTCTGCACCGATGCGCCATATCTGGAAAGCGATCGCAGCGTAGATTTCCATGCGGGCGAACTACGGCAGATGGTAGCCTTTCTCGAAGAGCACACCGGGCGTGAAATGGATATTGATAGACTGCGGGAGGTTGTCGAGGAGTCCAACAAGCATTACGAGCTGTGGGCAGAATACAACGAGCTGAGGCGTGCGGTGCCATGCCCCCACAGCGCGGCTAAGGGCGCGCAGGCATGGAGCGTGGCCCAGAACTATATGGTAGGCGATCGCAAGGGCACGGAGTGGTTGCGGCAGCTTGTTGATATAACCGAGCAGAAGGTGAGCCAGGGTAAAGGGAGCATCCCAGATGAGAGGATCAGATTGTTCTGGTTCGACGTTCGTGCGGTCTGGTTTCCCGAGTTGACCGAGTGGCTAAAGTCAGAGTGGGGCGTATGCATCGTCATGGACATGACCGGCTATGCACCCTACACGCTGATTGACACCTCGAGCGAGGAAAGCATTTTCAGGGGCCTGGCCAAGAGGAATTTATACGATGTGCCAATGGTTAGGCATGTGCGTGGTACTACGGATAATCTCATAAATGACCTGGTGCGGGTGGTCAAAGACTACAAGATAGACTGCGTGGTCTGGCCAGCGCATATGGGCCACAAAGATGGGGCGGCAAGCATAGGTATCATGAGGGATGTCTGCCGCGACCTTGGAGTTCCGTTCTTGACTCTGGGGCTCGATCTCTTCGACAAGAGGTATACCAGCATGGATGAGGTGAAGGACAGGTTCTCCCAGTTCTTCACCGCCATGGGGCTCGGCTAG
- a CDS encoding FGGY-family carbohydrate kinase, translated as MANYIIAHDVGTSMNKAVLVDTEGKVHGKCSEPYRVHYPKADWAEQEPEDWWNAVTSTTRRLLEETGVSPGDVLCVTHSTQMLGIVPMDSAGIPLRRAIIWLDNRACRQAQRVMRRFINARIFALLAGATLCGKDGIPKLLWLKAEEPDIYHKMRCFLDVNGYLVYRSTGNMVMEWTGASVFGIDLKKKTWLKSIFRYVGLDPAKFPPLVRSIDQVGVLSREAATEFGLLEGTPVMAGAGDAPCAAVGSGAVAEGEGHVYLGTSGWVAVVTERKLRGKCGAATIQSADPEKAFLFAETETAGACLQWVCDELYTSEKIDPRIPDTYAFLDEKVGGVPPGSDYLIFTPWMYGERAPVGDCNVRSSFLNLSADHTRENLLRAVYEGVAYNIRWIVEIVDQRFKFSLPSLRVVGGGARSKPWMQILADVTRRKVEAVHDPQEAGAVGAALIAAVGLGIYPSFDTLKNVVKVERVFSPQEENYQIYDLLFHSYQEAYGSLRRFYRRLNEKRSDEARLCKEVSK; from the coding sequence ATGGCCAATTACATAATCGCCCATGATGTGGGGACGAGCATGAACAAGGCAGTTCTGGTGGACACGGAGGGTAAGGTGCACGGCAAATGCTCCGAGCCTTACAGGGTCCACTACCCGAAGGCTGATTGGGCTGAGCAGGAGCCCGAAGATTGGTGGAACGCGGTAACCAGCACCACCAGGCGTCTCCTGGAAGAGACAGGTGTTTCCCCAGGCGATGTGTTATGCGTTACCCATAGCACGCAGATGCTCGGCATTGTGCCTATGGATTCAGCGGGGATACCGCTCAGGCGCGCAATTATCTGGCTTGACAACAGGGCTTGCCGGCAGGCGCAGAGGGTGATGAGGAGGTTTATTAACGCTCGTATTTTCGCACTGCTGGCAGGCGCCACTTTGTGCGGAAAGGATGGCATACCTAAATTGCTCTGGCTCAAAGCTGAAGAGCCCGATATATACCATAAGATGCGTTGTTTCCTCGATGTCAATGGCTACCTCGTTTATCGGAGCACCGGCAACATGGTCATGGAGTGGACCGGCGCATCCGTCTTCGGAATTGACCTCAAGAAGAAGACCTGGCTTAAGAGCATCTTCCGCTATGTTGGGCTTGACCCTGCGAAATTTCCACCCCTGGTGCGTTCCATCGACCAGGTCGGAGTCCTGTCGAGAGAGGCGGCCACCGAATTTGGGCTGCTGGAGGGGACACCGGTTATGGCTGGCGCAGGAGACGCTCCCTGTGCCGCCGTCGGCTCAGGCGCGGTCGCTGAAGGTGAAGGGCATGTCTATCTCGGCACATCCGGCTGGGTAGCAGTGGTCACAGAACGTAAACTGCGGGGTAAATGCGGAGCGGCAACGATACAGTCTGCAGACCCAGAGAAGGCGTTTCTGTTCGCTGAGACGGAAACTGCCGGAGCCTGCCTTCAGTGGGTATGCGATGAGCTATACACATCGGAGAAAATAGACCCCAGGATTCCCGACACCTACGCCTTCTTGGACGAGAAGGTCGGCGGGGTTCCCCCGGGTTCCGACTACCTGATATTCACGCCGTGGATGTATGGAGAGAGGGCACCCGTGGGAGACTGTAACGTTCGCTCCAGCTTTCTTAACCTGAGCGCTGACCATACCCGTGAGAACCTGCTGCGTGCCGTCTACGAGGGAGTGGCCTATAATATTAGATGGATCGTTGAAATTGTGGATCAGCGATTCAAGTTTTCCCTTCCCAGTCTCCGCGTCGTAGGCGGAGGGGCGAGGAGCAAGCCCTGGATGCAGATCCTGGCAGATGTGACCCGAAGAAAGGTTGAGGCTGTCCATGACCCTCAGGAAGCAGGAGCGGTCGGTGCTGCTCTCATAGCAGCAGTTGGCCTCGGGATATATCCTAGTTTCGATACTCTGAAGAACGTGGTGAAGGTAGAAAGGGTCTTTTCGCCGCAAGAGGAAAACTACCAGATCTACGACTTGCTGTTCCATTCATACCAGGAGGCATACGGAAGCCTTCGACGTTTCTACAGGCGACTCAATGAAAAGAGATCGGATGAAGCGCGTTTGTGCAAGGAGGTATCTAAATGA
- a CDS encoding class I SAM-dependent methyltransferase, whose protein sequence is MHKAMQLRILCPNCKTGQLSLESKADGEIHCTDCSASFPVKEGVIGLLPASSRQRSLSQSLMEWKPFIEIYESRWFRKGPGFSLISGISFDREYEMIIQAAKLEGDEILLDLGCGSGIYSRSFAKRLNRGMVVGLDLSVPMLSYASSRARAEGLDNLLFIHGNALDLPFPENEFDVVTCCATIHLFPIPDLLRVLKEVNRVLKPGGRFTTAALRNWIPGQLSKKFVNRYYQKVGTNYFHPEDLESLFQQAGLNNIECHHAKRYWLVMSAFKP, encoded by the coding sequence ATGCACAAAGCCATGCAATTAAGGATCTTGTGCCCGAACTGCAAAACAGGCCAACTGTCCCTTGAATCGAAGGCCGACGGCGAGATTCATTGCACAGATTGCAGTGCCTCTTTTCCAGTGAAGGAAGGTGTGATCGGCCTCCTGCCCGCCTCATCACGCCAAAGAAGCCTCTCGCAGTCCCTGATGGAATGGAAACCGTTCATCGAAATATACGAGAGCCGATGGTTCCGCAAAGGCCCGGGCTTCTCTCTCATCTCAGGAATCTCGTTCGACAGGGAATATGAGATGATCATCCAAGCCGCAAAACTCGAAGGCGATGAAATCCTTCTGGATCTCGGTTGCGGCTCAGGAATCTACTCACGATCCTTCGCTAAAAGGCTGAATCGCGGAATGGTGGTGGGATTGGACCTATCCGTCCCGATGTTGAGCTATGCGAGTTCTCGGGCACGAGCTGAAGGGCTTGATAACCTCCTATTCATTCACGGCAATGCATTGGATCTCCCATTTCCAGAAAATGAGTTCGATGTAGTCACTTGCTGCGCGACAATCCATCTATTCCCTATTCCTGATCTTCTAAGAGTTCTTAAAGAGGTTAATCGCGTGCTCAAACCGGGCGGACGCTTTACGACCGCCGCTCTGAGGAATTGGATACCGGGACAGCTTTCAAAGAAGTTCGTTAACCGGTACTATCAAAAGGTGGGGACTAATTACTTCCATCCGGAGGATCTGGAGTCGCTCTTTCAACAGGCGGGGCTGAACAATATCGAATGCCACCACGCCAAGCGCTATTGGTTGGTCATGAGTGCGTTCAAGCCATAG